Proteins from a genomic interval of Acetobacterium woodii DSM 1030:
- a CDS encoding PLP-dependent cysteine synthase family protein yields the protein MENEDKFSELEKMIGNTPLLKINFRYQGAVRTIYAKAEHYNLTGSIKDRVALHILKKAYEKGEIHQGETIVEATSGNTGIAFTAVGTCLGHPVVIYMPDWMSDERKNLIRSYGGEVRLVSKEEGGFLGSIAQCGALAAKGKAFLPCQFSNEENTRAQYERTAPEIDVQLAAFQVKPQALVAGVGTGGTIMGLGRYFKEKNPEIKVYPMEPASSPTMSTGYKVGSHRIQGISDEFVPDLIKLDELDDIISVDDGDAIIMAQKLSKELGLGVGISSGANFIAAIIAQDLLEDPNAVVVTVFADDNKKYLSTDYVKEELVKSEYLSTDVELLDFEVRK from the coding sequence ATGGAAAATGAAGATAAATTTAGTGAATTAGAAAAAATGATTGGCAACACACCATTATTAAAAATAAATTTTCGATACCAGGGTGCGGTTAGAACGATTTATGCCAAAGCCGAGCACTATAACTTAACCGGAAGTATTAAGGATCGCGTCGCTTTGCATATTCTCAAAAAAGCCTATGAAAAAGGTGAAATTCATCAAGGGGAAACGATTGTCGAAGCAACAAGTGGAAACACGGGGATTGCCTTTACCGCGGTGGGAACATGTTTAGGACATCCGGTGGTAATTTATATGCCAGATTGGATGAGTGACGAACGAAAAAATCTGATTCGCAGTTATGGTGGAGAGGTGCGGTTAGTCTCCAAAGAAGAAGGCGGCTTTTTAGGAAGCATTGCGCAATGCGGTGCATTAGCGGCAAAAGGAAAGGCCTTTTTACCTTGTCAGTTTTCCAATGAAGAAAATACGCGGGCTCAATATGAACGGACAGCCCCGGAAATAGACGTCCAGTTAGCGGCTTTTCAGGTGAAACCGCAGGCCTTGGTGGCGGGAGTGGGAACCGGCGGAACGATCATGGGATTAGGACGGTATTTTAAAGAAAAAAACCCCGAAATTAAAGTTTATCCGATGGAACCAGCCAGTTCGCCAACGATGTCTACCGGTTATAAGGTTGGCAGTCACCGAATTCAGGGAATTTCCGATGAATTTGTACCAGATTTGATAAAATTAGACGAATTGGATGACATTATTTCAGTTGATGATGGGGATGCCATCATCATGGCACAGAAACTCTCTAAAGAACTGGGATTAGGGGTGGGAATTTCATCAGGGGCTAATTTTATCGCGGCGATTATTGCCCAGGACTTATTGGAAGATCCTAACGCAGTGGTGGTGACGGTTTTTGCCGATGATAATAAAAAGTACCTCAGTACTGATTATGTTAAGGAAGAATTGGTAAAATCAGAGTATCTATCCACGGATGTTGAACTTTTAGATTTCGAAGTACGTAAATAA
- a CDS encoding methylglyoxal synthase, whose product METDYMDVTIEKKKKIALIAHDGKKTELLDWASRNKEILQNHFLCGTGTTGSLIQEKTGLPVQIFKSGPLGGDQQIGARIVDGKIDMLIFIWDPMEAQPHDPDIKALLRIATVYDIPIANNLATADFIIHSRFMNEEYIHPIEDYNKQMKKRMEILLK is encoded by the coding sequence ATGGAAACAGATTATATGGATGTAACAATTGAAAAAAAGAAAAAAATTGCTTTGATTGCTCACGATGGCAAAAAAACAGAATTGTTGGATTGGGCCAGCCGTAATAAGGAAATATTGCAGAATCATTTTTTATGCGGTACTGGGACGACCGGGAGCCTGATCCAGGAAAAAACAGGTTTGCCGGTACAAATTTTTAAAAGCGGTCCGTTAGGTGGCGATCAACAAATTGGGGCGCGGATTGTTGATGGAAAAATTGATATGCTGATCTTTATTTGGGATCCGATGGAGGCGCAACCGCATGATCCGGATATTAAGGCGTTGTTGCGAATTGCAACAGTGTATGACATCCCGATTGCCAATAATTTGGCAACAGCGGACTTTATTATTCATTCACGGTTTATGAATGAGGAATATATTCATCCGATTGAAGATTATAATAAGCAAATGAAAAAAAGAATGGAAATTTTATTGAAATAG
- a CDS encoding TIGR03905 family TSCPD domain-containing protein → MTVSYIPQGVCPREIKFDLNDKTIENLAFVGGCDGNLKALTLMINGKSADEVIHLFKGQTCGKKPTSCMDQLVIALEEAQQELK, encoded by the coding sequence ATGACAGTTTCTTACATACCCCAGGGAGTCTGTCCCCGGGAAATTAAATTCGATTTGAATGACAAAACAATCGAAAACCTCGCTTTTGTTGGCGGGTGTGACGGTAATTTAAAAGCATTAACATTAATGATTAATGGAAAATCAGCAGATGAAGTAATCCATTTGTTTAAAGGCCAGACCTGCGGAAAAAAGCCGACATCCTGCATGGATCAACTGGTGATCGCCTTAGAAGAAGCTCAACAGGAGCTGAAATGA
- a CDS encoding YwbE family protein, with amino-acid sequence MNGQKRSDVQVGAKVEIILKADQRTGKRTTGRVAKLLTKSPNHPHGIKVMLADGQVGRVAKIYEDEN; translated from the coding sequence ATGAACGGACAAAAAAGAAGTGATGTTCAGGTTGGCGCTAAAGTTGAGATTATTTTAAAGGCTGATCAGCGAACCGGAAAACGGACGACGGGGCGGGTGGCAAAGCTGCTCACGAAAAGTCCCAATCATCCACATGGAATTAAGGTGATGCTTGCGGATGGACAGGTTGGTCGAGTTGCGAAAATATATGAAGATGAAAATTAA
- a CDS encoding FecCD family ABC transporter permease, translating into MNEIKKTSKRYYDSVIIGLIILLVACFVISFSLGKYPISPNELFSIFLSRVFPIEQTWTDQQAVILYNVRMPRIVLSVLVGCCLSAAGAAYQGIFRNPLVSSDIVGASSGAAFGAALAILMSIGNFGISISAFLFSILAVLTVYFLSKKVKTNPVLGLVLAGIMVSSLFNSATSFLKLVADPNEQLPAITYWLMGSFSGAKLKDIQLAIIPMAIGLIPLFMLRWKINILTMGDDEARTMGVDTQKTRAVIVIAATLVTAASIAVSGMIGWIGLVIPHLSRMLVGSDYRRLMPVSMLMGASFLLIVDNVSRLITSSEIPIGILTSFIGAPFFFYLISREGEKF; encoded by the coding sequence ATGAATGAAATAAAAAAAACTTCGAAAAGATACTACGATTCAGTCATTATCGGTTTGATTATTTTGCTGGTTGCTTGCTTTGTTATCTCTTTTTCGTTGGGAAAATATCCTATTTCACCAAACGAGTTGTTTTCGATTTTTCTTTCCCGGGTTTTTCCGATCGAACAAACGTGGACAGATCAGCAAGCGGTGATTCTTTATAATGTCAGAATGCCACGAATTGTTCTTTCGGTGCTTGTTGGCTGTTGTCTTTCAGCAGCCGGAGCAGCTTATCAGGGAATATTTAGAAATCCACTCGTTTCTTCCGATATTGTTGGGGCGTCATCGGGGGCCGCTTTTGGGGCCGCGCTTGCAATATTAATGTCGATTGGTAATTTCGGGATCTCTATTTCGGCTTTTTTATTTAGTATTTTAGCGGTATTAACGGTTTACTTCTTAAGCAAAAAAGTCAAAACAAATCCGGTTTTAGGGTTAGTATTGGCAGGAATTATGGTCAGTTCGTTATTTAATTCGGCGACGTCTTTTTTAAAGTTGGTGGCTGATCCCAATGAACAGCTTCCGGCGATAACCTATTGGCTGATGGGGAGTTTTTCGGGAGCCAAGCTAAAAGATATTCAATTAGCAATCATTCCCATGGCAATTGGACTGATTCCACTTTTTATGCTGCGTTGGAAAATAAATATTCTAACAATGGGTGATGATGAAGCACGCACGATGGGTGTAGATACCCAAAAAACCAGGGCAGTCATTGTTATTGCGGCAACCCTTGTTACGGCAGCCAGCATTGCCGTATCGGGGATGATTGGTTGGATTGGTCTGGTGATTCCGCATTTATCGCGGATGTTAGTCGGCAGTGATTATCGACGGTTAATGCCGGTATCAATGTTGATGGGAGCTTCGTTTCTATTGATTGTGGATAATGTTTCGCGATTGATAACCAGTTCGGAGATCCCTATTGGTATTTTGACATCATTTATTGGCGCACCATTCTTCTTTTATCTGATCTCCAGAGAGGGTGAAAAATTTTGA
- a CDS encoding ABC transporter ATP-binding protein, whose translation MSLKIENMSYAYGDHKVLDKINFEIPSGALTCILGANGIGKSTLFRCILRLNDDYTGHCYLNGLDAKLLSIQELAKQIAYIPQSHAPAFNYKVIEIVLMSTTAQMGNFKGPGDKEKKVAMEALERVGMAAFAEQGYTQISGGERQLVLIARALAQQTKIIIMDEPTSNLDYGNQIRILSKVKQLTREGYTIIQSTHHPDQAFMYADEVIVLEKGNLIHHGTPKEIISEPMIQKIYHINVEINSLYDDLVRVTIPIDEITNQLGCK comes from the coding sequence TTGAGTCTGAAAATCGAAAATATGAGTTATGCTTACGGTGACCATAAGGTGTTGGATAAGATTAATTTTGAGATACCATCGGGCGCTTTAACCTGCATTTTAGGAGCGAATGGGATTGGCAAGAGCACCCTTTTTCGGTGTATCTTACGTTTAAACGATGATTATACGGGTCATTGTTATTTAAACGGCCTCGATGCTAAGTTGTTATCAATTCAAGAACTGGCCAAGCAGATTGCATATATTCCGCAATCACATGCGCCGGCATTTAATTATAAGGTGATTGAGATTGTGCTAATGAGTACGACGGCACAAATGGGTAATTTTAAAGGTCCGGGTGATAAAGAAAAAAAAGTCGCAATGGAAGCTTTGGAGCGGGTGGGTATGGCTGCTTTTGCCGAGCAGGGTTATACCCAAATCAGTGGTGGCGAACGCCAGCTGGTTTTAATTGCCAGGGCGTTAGCACAACAAACAAAGATTATTATTATGGATGAACCGACATCAAATTTAGATTATGGAAATCAGATTCGGATATTATCGAAAGTTAAACAATTGACAAGAGAGGGTTATACGATTATTCAGTCGACCCACCATCCCGATCAGGCTTTTATGTACGCCGATGAAGTGATTGTGTTGGAAAAAGGTAATCTTATTCATCATGGAACTCCGAAAGAGATTATCTCAGAGCCGATGATTCAGAAAATTTATCACATTAACGTCGAAATTAATTCACTTTATGACGATTTGGTTCGGGTTACGATACCAATTGACGAGATTACAAACCAACTGGGTTGTAAATAA
- a CDS encoding ABC transporter substrate-binding protein, with product MKRTGKWLLGVVLICAMLISGLATGCTTQKTEKADSNETVSFTDSAGRTVEIPKNIERIAPSGALAQQILLTVAPDKLVGLSGKITDSQAKYLGDEYAALPVFGQFYGSGDLNMEALAAAKPQVVIDIGEPKKTVVEDMDGIQEQIGIPTIFIEAKMDTMDQAYKTLGEILGVEDQGNKLSEYCAGVYKDVTEKMATIPEDQRVSFAYLQGDAGLDAIAKGSYHAEVMDMIGNNVVAIDNPTSKGTGDTISQEQLAQWNPSVIIFGPNSIYATASSDPFFATMSAIQTNKYYEVPNNPYNWMGMPPSVNRYLGMQWMANMLYPDVFKYDMYKVTKEYYDLFYHYDLSQADYQELTKNAIK from the coding sequence ATGAAAAGAACAGGTAAGTGGTTATTAGGCGTAGTGCTGATTTGTGCGATGCTGATTTCCGGATTGGCGACGGGTTGTACGACTCAAAAAACTGAAAAGGCGGATTCTAATGAAACCGTTTCGTTTACCGATTCAGCGGGAAGAACAGTTGAGATTCCCAAAAATATCGAGCGGATTGCGCCTTCAGGGGCATTGGCGCAGCAAATTTTATTAACCGTAGCACCTGATAAACTCGTTGGGTTATCGGGAAAAATTACCGACAGTCAGGCTAAATATTTAGGTGATGAGTATGCGGCTTTGCCAGTATTTGGACAGTTTTACGGATCGGGCGATTTGAATATGGAAGCATTGGCAGCCGCGAAACCACAGGTGGTGATTGATATCGGGGAACCGAAAAAAACGGTGGTTGAAGATATGGACGGAATTCAGGAACAAATCGGTATTCCCACCATTTTTATCGAAGCAAAAATGGATACGATGGATCAAGCCTATAAAACTTTAGGAGAAATCCTTGGCGTGGAAGACCAGGGAAATAAACTTTCGGAATATTGTGCCGGCGTTTACAAAGATGTAACCGAAAAAATGGCAACAATTCCAGAAGATCAACGGGTCAGTTTTGCTTACCTGCAAGGTGATGCCGGTTTAGATGCGATTGCTAAAGGCTCGTATCATGCTGAAGTGATGGACATGATTGGAAATAATGTGGTGGCCATCGATAATCCGACCAGTAAAGGTACCGGGGATACGATTTCGCAAGAGCAATTGGCGCAGTGGAATCCCAGTGTTATTATTTTTGGACCAAATAGTATCTATGCAACCGCAAGCAGCGATCCTTTTTTTGCAACGATGTCGGCGATTCAAACCAATAAATATTATGAAGTGCCAAATAACCCCTATAACTGGATGGGAATGCCGCCATCGGTTAATCGTTACTTAGGAATGCAGTGGATGGCTAATATGCTGTATCCGGATGTTTTTAAATATGATATGTATAAGGTAACCAAAGAATATTATGACTTATTCTATCATTATGATTTAAGTCAAGCAGACTATCAGGAACTGACTAAAAATGCTATTAAATAA
- a CDS encoding ATP-binding cassette domain-containing protein codes for MQTENQLISPYDFLVQQGFKLSAKNQSLETYIESLDQDELEDMGTNKALLMDSYAALQKARHEDYEIKVKSILIKGGYNKAGQKEEFDILLEPGEMVAIVGPTGSGKSRLLADIEWLAQSDTPTGRVILINGILPDESKRYSIDDKLISQLSQNMNFVMDASVEEFIRMHAESRKIEEVDALIEKVISEANTLAGEPFMKETPLTALSGGQSRALMIVDVAFLCKSPIVLIDEIENAGIDRRKAMELLVKAEKIILIATHDPVLALMAKRRLVIKNGGIHQVIECDESEKKILTALEKMEEKMLAVRHALRTGAKVTLG; via the coding sequence ATGCAAACTGAAAATCAATTAATCAGCCCTTATGATTTTCTGGTTCAACAGGGTTTTAAACTTTCGGCAAAAAACCAATCACTGGAGACGTATATTGAATCGTTGGATCAAGACGAGTTGGAAGATATGGGAACCAATAAAGCGCTGTTAATGGACAGCTATGCAGCACTACAGAAAGCACGGCATGAAGATTACGAAATAAAAGTCAAGTCGATTCTGATTAAAGGCGGATATAACAAAGCGGGCCAAAAAGAAGAATTTGATATTTTATTGGAACCGGGAGAAATGGTCGCCATTGTCGGTCCCACCGGATCAGGAAAAAGCCGCTTGTTAGCGGATATCGAGTGGTTGGCTCAAAGCGATACCCCAACTGGTCGGGTTATTCTGATCAATGGGATCTTACCGGATGAATCTAAACGATATAGCATCGATGATAAATTAATTTCGCAATTATCGCAGAATATGAATTTTGTGATGGATGCCAGTGTTGAGGAGTTTATCAGGATGCATGCCGAAAGCCGTAAGATTGAGGAAGTTGACGCATTGATTGAAAAAGTGATCAGTGAAGCCAACACCCTGGCTGGCGAACCGTTTATGAAAGAAACGCCATTAACCGCTTTAAGCGGGGGGCAATCGCGCGCTTTAATGATTGTTGATGTGGCTTTTTTATGCAAGTCTCCGATTGTCCTCATTGATGAGATTGAAAATGCCGGGATTGACCGGCGGAAGGCAATGGAGTTGCTGGTTAAAGCGGAAAAAATAATTTTAATTGCGACCCATGATCCGGTATTGGCACTGATGGCCAAACGTCGTCTGGTGATAAAAAATGGCGGCATTCATCAAGTTATTGAATGTGATGAAAGTGAAAAAAAGATATTAACAGCGTTGGAAAAAATGGAAGAAAAAATGTTGGCAGTTCGCCACGCATTAAGAACCGGCGCGAAGGTAACGCTCGGGTAG
- a CDS encoding GTP-binding protein: MRLITVSGPPSSGKTSIIEKTIQVLKKQAIEIAVIKFDCLSTADEIIYEKKGIKTKLGLSGSLCPDHYFVNNIDACFQWGLKEHIEVLITESAGLCNRCSPHIKAVLSVCVIDNLSGCQTPKKIGPMLKFADIVVITKGDIVSQAEREVFAYNVKKVNPQATIIHINGITGQGAAELAKLFLKANDYNSLDEKKLRFTMPAALCSYCLGETMIGKDYHIGNVKNMQL; encoded by the coding sequence ATGCGATTAATTACGGTGTCAGGACCGCCATCATCGGGAAAAACAAGCATTATAGAAAAAACAATTCAAGTGCTTAAAAAACAAGCAATTGAAATAGCTGTTATTAAGTTCGATTGTTTATCGACAGCCGATGAAATCATCTATGAAAAAAAGGGAATTAAAACTAAACTGGGTTTATCTGGAAGTTTATGTCCTGATCATTATTTTGTCAATAATATTGACGCCTGTTTTCAATGGGGACTAAAGGAGCACATAGAGGTGCTCATTACCGAGAGTGCTGGGCTTTGCAATCGCTGCTCACCCCATATTAAAGCGGTTTTATCGGTTTGCGTTATTGATAATCTCAGTGGTTGTCAGACCCCTAAAAAAATCGGCCCAATGCTTAAATTTGCCGATATTGTGGTCATTACCAAAGGTGATATCGTATCGCAGGCAGAACGGGAAGTGTTTGCCTATAATGTCAAGAAGGTTAATCCCCAAGCCACAATCATTCATATTAATGGGATCACCGGGCAAGGCGCGGCGGAGCTGGCAAAATTATTTCTAAAAGCCAATGATTACAATTCGCTTGATGAAAAAAAATTGCGTTTTACGATGCCGGCAGCATTATGTTCTTATTGTTTGGGCGAAACGATGATTGGCAAAGATTATCATATTGGTAATGTAAAAAATATGCAGTTATAA
- a CDS encoding class I SAM-dependent methyltransferase, translated as MSAKEFSQISRNIFYPIYPVIADQILKKGVRQGCCLDVGSGPGYLGLAIARQTQMQVCLFDINEEALEIAKQNIRAAALEERVYVEQGNVEALPYPDNAFNLVTSRGSLFFWTDQVKGINEIFRVLKPGGMAYLGNGFGNRELKKAIDEKMLSIDDKWLIKAAKRLNTKENYQAVMNQTKVNEFKIKADESGLWISFHKK; from the coding sequence ATGTCAGCAAAAGAATTTAGTCAGATTTCAAGAAATATTTTTTATCCGATTTATCCAGTGATTGCCGATCAAATATTAAAAAAAGGTGTCCGCCAAGGATGTTGTCTTGATGTCGGCAGTGGTCCGGGTTATTTGGGTTTGGCAATCGCCAGGCAAACGCAAATGCAAGTGTGTTTGTTTGATATCAATGAAGAGGCCTTGGAAATAGCTAAACAAAATATCAGAGCGGCGGCGCTGGAAGAACGTGTTTATGTTGAACAAGGAAATGTTGAAGCTTTGCCATATCCGGATAATGCCTTTAATTTGGTCACAAGCCGAGGATCGCTTTTTTTCTGGACGGATCAGGTTAAAGGCATTAACGAAATATTCAGGGTGCTAAAACCTGGTGGGATGGCTTATCTGGGCAATGGTTTTGGCAATCGGGAATTAAAAAAAGCCATTGATGAAAAGATGTTATCGATTGATGACAAGTGGTTAATAAAAGCGGCGAAACGCCTTAATACCAAGGAAAATTATCAGGCGGTCATGAATCAAACGAAGGTTAATGAATTTAAAATAAAAGCGGATGAATCCGGGTTATGGATTTCGTTCCATAAAAAATAG